The following are encoded together in the Daucus carota subsp. sativus chromosome 5, DH1 v3.0, whole genome shotgun sequence genome:
- the LOC108192508 gene encoding protein SODIUM POTASSIUM ROOT DEFECTIVE 2 produces the protein MGKLRFGKMLDRLCLSSSYGTSCCICINGYGSSFDGVDDLEKEPLVGTEGGELVRLKDFVEEPKSLALQLKPKIVVLRVSMHCNGCARKVEKHISKMDGVTSYQIDLETKMVVIMGDIVPFEVVESIAKVKNAEFWQSPSVDHKT, from the exons ATGGGGAAGCTGCGGTTTGGAAAAATGTTAGATAGGTTGTGTTTGTCTTCTTCTTATGGTACAAGCTGCTGTATATGTATCAATGGGTATGGATCAAGTTTTGATGGTGTGGATGACCTAGAGAAGGAGCCATTGGTTGGAACTGAAGGTGGTGAATTGGTCAGGCTCAAGGATTTTGTTGAGGAACCCAAGTCTTTGGCTCTTCAGTTAAAACCAAAG ATAGTTGTGCTAAGAGTATCCATGCACTGCAACGGTTGTGCAAGAAAGGTTGAGAAACACATCTCAAAGATGGACG GAGTGACATCCTACCAAATAGACCTGGAAACAAAAATGGTGGTGATAATGGGAGATATTGTACCTTTTGAAGTGGTGGAGAGCATTGCTAAAGTAAAAAATGCAGAGTTTTGGCAATCTCCTTCAGTTGATCACAAGACATAA